A genomic segment from Anopheles maculipalpis chromosome X, idAnoMacuDA_375_x, whole genome shotgun sequence encodes:
- the LOC126563624 gene encoding GATOR complex protein NPRL2 → MRCFVLQPKASKIKDGPIRCILLSEFHVVAGSKISCQVPENFITKEIFDSIRTYIIPKPQLQRCILTINTLGHKVIGYPVRINHVRYQRNFFYFNLCFVFDSWSRTVQYEAVVKKLSEYLLMMEEEGSFLSNAENNSNISNLLACILRDLNQRQVATIVEGDTTIYLKIGRLKSDPPVVQDHQVPLLCRGFEDTELDSWDLTTQQVLPFINGINHVARIAAEADVENQLVKSCIQNLVYYGVMQLLPLLKYSNVYMCTRELQKLTRDRTLADECRRYVQLQVHAEKVDTTVRLPSLFNILQLYSQMTHGVTLRSLCQRLCPRDNSIDERKLVSFGLQHNLIRCINKYPIYTGSLPTPKHKLYTGLNSLDEICCKTGLSPSRIEQEIDMDSNVTVIWK, encoded by the exons ATGCgatgctttgttttgcaaccCAAGGCTAGTAAGATTAAGGATGGTCCTATTCGCTGCATACTGCTCAGCGAGTTTCATGTGGTGGCGGGCTCGAAGATCAGCTGTCAGGTACCGGAGAACTTCATCACCAAGGAAATATTTGACTCCATTAGGACCTACATCATACCGAAACCACAGCTACAGCGATGTATTTTAACAAT CAATACATTGGGCCACAAGGTGATCGGCTATCCTGTGCGCATCAATCACGTGCGCTATCAACGGAactttttttacttcaatttgtgttttgtgttcgaCTCGTGGTCACGCACGGTACAGTACGAGGCGGTAGTGAAAAAGCTGTCCGAGTATCTGCTCATGATGGAAGAAGAAGGTTCATTTTTATCCAATGCAGAAAATAATAGCAACATAAGCAATTTGCTCGCCTGCATACTGCGCGACCTTAATCAGCGTCAGGTAGCGACGATTGTGGAGGGTGACACTACCATCTATCTGAAGATAGGGCGGCTCAAATCGGATCCACCGGTCGTGCAGGACCACCAAGTGCCACTGCTCTGCCGAGGGTTCGAGGACACCGAACTAGACTCATGGGATCTAACCACGCAGCAGGTACTTCCTTTTATCAACGGTATCAACCACGTGGCGCGCATCGCAGCGGAAGCGGATGTCGAGAATCAGCTGGTAAAGTCGTGCATACAGAACCTAGTCTACTACGGTGTAATGcagctgctgccactgctcaAGTACAGCAACGTGTACATGTGTACGCGCGAGCTGCAAAAACTTACCCGCGATCGCACGCTCGCCGACGAATGTCGCCGGTACGTGCAGCTGCAGGTACACGCAGAAAAGGTCGACACCACCGTACGGCTGCCGAGCCTGTTCAACATACTGCAGCTGTACTCGCAGATGACGCACGGCGTTACGCTGCGTTCGCTCTGCCAACGGCTTTGCCCGCGCGACAACAGCATCGACGAACGGAAGCTGGTGTCGTTCGGGCTGCAGCACAATCTGATCCGctgcataaataaatatcccATCTACACTGGCTCGCTACCGACACCGAAACACAAGTTGTACACCGGACTGAACAGTTTGGACGAGATCTGTTGCAAGACGGGACTGTCACCGAGCCGGATTGAGCAAGAGATCGACATGGACTCGAACGTGACCGTCATTTGGAAGTAA
- the LOC126558269 gene encoding fibroin heavy chain-like, whose protein sequence is MRFFVVLTACLAVASADIGLKLRQAAGAGSSSYDVGQQSVSVDYAPTVYQDSVVDGSASSGVGARSFGGAGFGGAGFGGASFGGASAGAGAGAGGFGGSFGGAASRSAAGGAEFNAGYQAGLRAGAAASAGAAGGSFGTGARFGSSGSFAGSSANSFASGSSFGSSSGASSSAAARTEVRYAAPVIQKNFYYHVAPEEPKSAAEANTLTITPRKHYKVIFIKAPSVSANAGASAQAASRTEEKTLVYVLVNKPAQAKAGSVADASSYVSGKPEVFFIKYQGKDAQAISNSISNSYAGAGAGSFGGAGAGSFAGSSSDAYATGGAGFDSGFGGAGFADAGASAGTANDFVDFGARSGVSSSSAGNSGYSAGYTAGYTAAATGAGAGFGVTPSYDSVAVGANAGSSSNIAF, encoded by the exons ATGCGCTTTTTCGTG GTTTTAACCGCCTGTTTGGCAGTTGCTTCGGCTGATATTGGGCTCAAGCTACGTCAAGCTGCAGGAGCCGGTAGCAGCAGCTACGATGTTGGCCAACAGTCGGTGAGCGTCGACTATGCACCAACCGTTTACCAGGACTCTGTTGTGGACGGTTCTGCATCATCCGGTGTCGGTGCTCGCTCGTTCGGTGGAGCTGGTTTCGGTGGAGCTGGTTTCGGTGGAGCTAGTTTCGGTGGTGCTAGTGCTGGAGCTGGTGCCGGCGCTGGTGGATTCGGTGGTAGCTTCGGTGGCGCTGCTAGCCGCTCTGCTGCTGGAGGTGCTGAGTTTAATGCCGGATACCAGGCGGGACTTCGTGCCGGTGCTGCTGCGTCGGCTGGCGCTGCTGGTGGATCGTTTGGTACCGGTGCCCGTTTCGGCTCGTCTGGCTCGTTTGCTGGATCTTCCGCCAACAGTTTCGCCAGCGGTTCCTCGTTCGGTTCGTCGTCGGGCGCTTCTAGCTCGGCCGCCGCCAGGACCGAGGTTCGCTATGCTGCACCGGTAATCCAGAAGAACTTCTACTACCACGTCGCACCCGAGGAGCCAAAGTCGGCCGCCGAAGCTAACACGCTCACCATCACGCCCCGCAAGCACTACAAGGTCATCTTCATCAAGGCACCGTCCGTCAGCGCGAATGCCGGTGCATCCGCTCAGGCTGCCAGCCGTACCGAGGAGAAGACACTGGTCTACGTGCTCGTCAACAAGCCTGCCCAGGCTAAGGCCGGTTCGGTTGCGGATGCTAGCTCGTATGTGTCCGGCAAGCCGGAGGTCTTCTTCATCAAGTACCAGGGCAAGGACGCGCAGGCCATCTCGAACTCAATCTCCAACTCGTACGCCGGTGCTGGCGCTGGTTCGTTCggcggtgctggtgctggctCGTTCGCTGGCAGCTCGAGTGACGCTTATGCGACCGGTGGCGCTGGATTCGATAGCGGTTTCGGTGGTGCCGGATTCGCTGATGCGGGTGCGTCCGCCGGTACGGCCAATGACTTTGTCGATTTCGGTGCACGCAGCGGTGTTTCTAGCAGCTCTGCTGGCAACAGCGGTTACAGCGCGGGATATACTGCCGGATACACTGCCGCCGCCACTGGCGCTGGTGCCGGATTCGGTGTCACGCCGTCGTACGACAGTGTTGCCGTTGGTGCGAACGCCGGATCATCCAGCAACATCGCATTCTAA
- the LOC126558226 gene encoding fibroin heavy chain-like, whose product MRSFVIFAACLAIASADIGLKLRQAAAAGAASSYDVGQQSVTVDYAPAVFEDTVVDGGRSFANGPGAEFGDFGSRSGFSGASASAGAVSGASSGAVSGASTGASAGSAEYNAGYQAGLRAAFSGSSDNANAGSSVGVADTRFGSSGSFAGSSASSNSFASGSSFGSSSGASSSAAAKTNVRYAAPVIQKHFYYHVAPEEPRAAAEANTLTITPRKHYKVIFIKAPSVSANAGAAAQAASQTEEKTIVYVLVNKPAQAKAGSVADASSFSSGKPEVYFVKYQGKDAQANAFADAQSFSGAGAGANSGAFSGASASSSADSFSSGDAGFGGSYDGAAGSFAGASSSANAGAFGSEYDYNLRSAVDSDDTATGAVSNAAASAGAAATSAFNGVSGASAGAPAVNTVVY is encoded by the exons ATGCGCTCTTTTGTG atttttgctGCCTGTTTGGCTATCGCGTCCGCCGATATTGGACTGAAGCTGCGTCAAGCTGCAGCTGCCGGTGCAGCGAGCAGCTATGACGTTGGACAGCAATCGGTCACCGTAGACTACGCGCCTGCAGTGTTCGAGGACACCGTCGTCGATGGCGGCCGTTCGTTTGCTAACGGGCCCGGTGCTGAGTTTGGAGATTTCGGCTCACGATCTGGATTCAGTGGTGCGAGTGCGTCCGCTGGTGCTGTATCCGGTGCCAGTTCCGGCGCCGTCTCTGGTGCTAGTACCGGAGCTAGTGCTGGCAGCGCTGAATACAACGCAGGTTACCAAGCTGGACTTCGTGCTGCCTTTTCCGGCTCGTCCGACAACGCTAACGCAGGATCGTCGGTTGGTGTGGCCGACACTCGATTCGGATCTTCCGGCTCGTTCGCCGGTTCTTCCGCCAGTAGCAACAGTTTCGCCAGCGGATCCTCGTTCGGTTCGTCGTCGGGCGCTTCTAGCTCGGCTGCTGCAAAGACCAACGTGCGCTATGCTGCACCGGTAATCCAGAAGCACTTCTACTATCACGTCGCACCCGAGGAGCCAAGGGCCGCTGCCGAAGCTAACACGCTCACCATCACGCCCCGCAAGCACTACAAGGTCATCTTCATCAAGGCACCGTCCGTGAGTGCGAAtgccggtgctgctgctcaggCTGCCAGCCAGACCGAGGAGAAGACCATTGTGTACGTCTTGGTTAACAAGCCAGCCCAGGCTAAGGCCGGTTCGGTTGCGGATGCTAGCTCCTTCTCTTCCGGCAAGCCGGAGGTGTACTTCGTCAAGTACCAGGGCAAGGACGCTCAGGCCAACGCATTCGCTGATGCACAATCGTTCAGCGGTGCCGGTGCCGGTGCCAACTCTGGTGCGTTCAGTGGTGCATCCGCTAGCTCGAGTGCTGACTCCTTCAGCTCGGGTGATGCTGGTTTCGGTGGCAGCTACGATGGTGCTGCAGGATCTTTTGCAGGCGCATCTAGCTCTGCTAATGCGGGAGCTTTCGGTAGCGAGTACGATTACAACTTGCGTTCGGCTGTTGACTCAGATGATACTGCCACAGGTGCCGTCTCGAACGCTGCCGCATCGGCTGGAGCTGCAGCCACGTCCGCATTCAATGGAGTTTCTGGTGCTAGCGCAGGCGCTCCCGCTGTCAATACTGTCGTCTACTAA